In Magnetococcales bacterium, the following are encoded in one genomic region:
- a CDS encoding 3'-5' exonuclease yields MFKNIHKLVWAFDAEWIPDPKAGRLLHNLPEETPDHEVMQTMWKNGGATEENPQPYLKTILCRMVSIAAVQRHLHSDGRVTLSLLSLPRDPQTPTSEKEIIQKFLSAIGERHPQLVGYNSMAADLRILTQRGICLGIQAPGFARRPAKPWEGVDYFAKGGDWHIDLKDFAAPGWGQGSPSLHELAVLSGIPGKMDASGDDVPQMWLDGQLDKIIAYNERDAITTYLVWLRMAHFAGLISPDDYQTEQQRARDMITREAVVKPHLLDYLNAWEHLSACSGGA; encoded by the coding sequence ATGTTCAAAAATATCCATAAATTGGTCTGGGCCTTCGACGCGGAATGGATCCCGGATCCCAAAGCCGGACGCCTGCTGCATAACCTGCCGGAAGAAACCCCGGACCACGAAGTCATGCAAACCATGTGGAAAAACGGAGGCGCCACGGAAGAAAACCCCCAACCGTACCTCAAAACCATCCTGTGCCGCATGGTCTCCATCGCCGCCGTCCAACGCCACCTCCACTCGGATGGCCGGGTCACCCTGTCGCTGCTCTCCCTGCCCCGAGATCCCCAAACCCCAACCAGCGAAAAAGAGATCATCCAGAAATTCCTCTCCGCCATCGGCGAACGCCACCCCCAATTGGTGGGCTACAACTCCATGGCGGCAGACCTGCGCATCCTCACCCAACGGGGCATCTGCCTGGGCATCCAAGCCCCCGGCTTCGCCCGCCGCCCCGCCAAACCCTGGGAAGGCGTGGACTACTTCGCCAAAGGCGGCGACTGGCACATCGACTTGAAAGATTTCGCCGCCCCCGGCTGGGGCCAAGGCTCCCCGTCCCTCCACGAACTGGCAGTCCTCTCCGGCATCCCGGGAAAAATGGATGCCTCCGGTGACGACGTGCCCCAAATGTGGCTCGATGGCCAATTGGATAAAATCATCGCCTACAATGAAAGAGATGCGATAACAACCTATCTGGTCTGGCTGCGCATGGCCCACTTCGCCGGCCTCATCTCCCCGGACGACTACCAAACCGAACAACAACGCGCCCGGGACATGATCACCCGCGAAGCGGTCGTCAAACCCCACCTGCTGGATTACCTGAACGCCTGGGAACACCTCTCCGCCTGCTCCGGGGGAGCCTGA